The sequence below is a genomic window from Gouania willdenowi chromosome 12, fGouWil2.1, whole genome shotgun sequence.
agaatgctaaccgagctagcagaggagctagcacCGCCGAGACGCTACAGGATAGAAAAGTAAAGAGGTGAAAAAGTGGAGGAAATGGAGCAGTTCAAAGCACCGTCACCACTGTCTCTCACCGCTAACCCTGCTGACAACTGGTGCAGCTGGGAACAAAGCTTTCGGCGGTATATAGCGGCCTCAGGGGAGAAAGATGAACAAGGAAAGATTGACATTTTACTCCACACCATCGGCGAGGATGCACTGGAAGTGTTCAACACACTGACGGTTAGAGGTGAGGGAGATGAGCTGACAATGGAGGATGTtcttcaagcctttaaagatcACTGCAGTCCACAGAGAAATGTTGTCTTTGAACGAAATCAATATTGGTCCCATCAGAGGACAGCAGGGACATCAGTAAACACATTCATAACAGAGCTGCGACACAGAAGCAAAGACTGTGAGTTTGGAATAAGTGAGAATGACATGCTCAGAGATAAGCTTGTGTTAAGCATCACAGACTGTCACCTAAAAAAGAGACTGATACAGGAAAGACGTCTAACGTTACACAGAGCAATAGAAATATGCAGAGAAACAGAGCAAGAAAAGACTCCGTTACGAACCATCAAGACTGAACATGGAGTGCAAGAAGTTCCAGTGGAtggtgaaatgaaaatgatcctTCCTGACAACAGTCTCCACCATAACACCAGTAGACTATTAGGTAAGTGTTTTCACTGGAAAGTTAGAGAGCACAACAGAATGAAGGGAAACTGGTTCAAATCCCTCAGTGAGTCACAGAAATGAATGTTGTTCTTTGGACAAACTACTGACAGTTGGTTTATAATGACATCACCTCATAGTggttattattataatgttaaGAAATGAAATGTTTCAGTTCCACAATAATTTAACATAAATTACAGAGTCATTAATTGTTTTAGtgtgtatatttaatatttctatTTAGCAACCAATACATTTtgagtaaaatacattaatttatttaagaaataaataatacatgatcttaaatataaaataagtcataaaatacattaaacacaggCTGAACAACAGTTAGGTTTTTTCTGTTAAAGTCAAATGAGTAGAAACATTGTTTGAGTTTTCttgtaatattgtgttttgtgtctaCCTTCAGGTTACCAATCTGTTCCAAATATGGATCAAAGTGTAAAACTTGTGCTGGCTGCTTTCATGCCCAAAGTTCATCTGCACAGATTACAGCTCCAGCAGCCGTCAGTcactgattgtgttttcagtgagaggaagaatgtggagcagctgctcccagagcgTCTCCACATAAAGGAGGCACCAGAGATGTtcagtgaaggtcaggaggaaaagcagctttgtgtgcagcaggagacaaacagtgctgcttgtcctgttaaatgtgaagatgaagaggagaagcctcaggcctcccagctacactggagacaactaacagaaatgaacatgaaggaggaaccttcaacctacagtttaaatgaattaatgacaagacaaagtgtgggaattaacagcaaaggaccagaagcagcccagaacccagatccaagcagtttagtactacaaggtcctgatggaacgGAAACAGACTCGTCTCAGACTGAAGGTAGTAgcgatgatgaagatgatgatgatgatgatgatgatgaagactgTTGGCAGAAACCTTTGTCAGAGACTGAAACTGAAGCTGACTGTGACTCCACCAggaaaaatagaaagatgtctgactcaagtaaaaatgttgaaatgggatgtaaagcttccaaaacacagattaattcatttcaacagatttgttcAAAGAAGAAGGTTCAGGTAAAAATGAGATCTGAATGTGTGGGTGGTGAGAAAGCATCACTCAGTGCAGCTTCAGaactgagaatccacacaggagagaaaccatttaaatgtgatgtttgtagtaaatgttttattcgaAAGGATCAtctgcagtcacacatgagaatccacacaggagagaaaccatttaaatgtgatatttgtggtaaatgttttagtgtTAAGTCTGGCCTTAATTCACatgtgagaatccacacaggagataaaccattcaaatgcgatgtttgtagtaaatgttttagtcaaaagtctgaccttaaaaaacacatgagaatgcacacaggagagaaaccatttaaatgtgacatttgtggtaaatgttttaGAGATAAATCTGGCCTTAACTTACatgtgagaatccacacaggagagaaaccatttaaatgtgatgtttgtaataaatgttgtaGTAAAAAGTCTAACCTTAAAAAACACacgagaatccacacaggagagaaaccatttaaatgtgatgtttgtaataaatgttgtaGTCAAAAGTCTGaccttaaaaaacacatgagaatccacgctggagagaaaccatttataTGTGACAtttgtggtaaatgttttaGTGATAAGTCTGGCCTTAAtttacacatgagaatccacacaggagagaaaccatttaaatgtgacctttgtggtaaatgttttaGTGATAAGTCTATCCTTAATAAACatgtgagaatccacacaggagaaaaaccatttaaatgtgatgtttgcaaTAAACGTTTTATTCGAAAGTATCAACTGCactcacacatgagaatccacacaggagagaaaccatttaaatgtgatgtttgtagtaaatgttttagtcGAACGTCTGCTCTTAtaaaacacatgagaatccacacagaagagaaaccatttaaatgtgatgtttgacaTGGAAATGTTATGAAAAAAAGTCTGAACTGAAGGTCCACAAGAGAGTTCATACACAAACGACTTTCAAATGTTATGTGTGTCGttaatttattattagttattcattttttttttagctacatATGATTTGGTATAGTTGAAGTTTGAAGTGTTGTTAGAGTTTTGTAAGTTACTTCTTTCAGTAAGTTAATGTAACAGATTTTGGCAGAAGTTTTAGAGTTGGCAGTTtgtttttacagttgatttattttgtgtaatagtTTACCTTCTATAAGTATCACTATAAACATTTTGTGTTacttgttttacttttaaatattaaaacctcaTCTGTGTTGTATTAAAAAAGTTTGCTCTTCATTAAACAATTTACACTTCtgcagtttatttgtttgtttttacagattGCACAAAAGCAGATATTTCTTTAATCTGCATTTAATTTTTCATAGTGAATATTAGTTAGAGAATTAATTATTAACGAGTAGACATCTTGGGATCTATTTGAAAGCAGCGAGTAAACTCAACATAGGTCCAGTGGTTTACTGCTCACACTTTGACTCAATTATTATTCAAGTGTTTCTAACCAAtttgtgggaaaatgtgttttccTTTGTTAGAAGGAAAAAGTTCTAACCTAGAGATGaacagcttttatcacagcgcAGCCACAAAACTGATGGTatttgatctgagggtcacatgatcaacattcatgtcagcattagaataatgaccaatctgagcattaacacatgaAACAGCATAgtgtgcttttgtgtgtgtttttggaattcttttgtgtattttc
It includes:
- the LOC114473031 gene encoding zinc finger protein OZF-like isoform X2 — protein: MTRQSVGINSKGPEAAQNPDPSSLVLQGPDGTETDSSQTEGSSDDEDDDDDDDDEDCWQKPLSETETEADCDSTRKNRKMSDSSKNVEMGCKASKTQINSFQQICSKKKVQVKMRSECVGGEKASLSAASELRIHTGEKPFKCDVCSKCFIRKDHLQSHMRIHTGEKPFKCDICGKCFSVKSGLNSHVRIHTGDKPFKCDVCSKCFSQKSDLKKHMRMHTGEKPFKCDICGKCFRDKSGLNLHVRIHTGEKPFKCDVCNKCCSKKSNLKKHTRIHTGEKPFKCDVCNKCCSQKSDLKKHMRIHAGEKPFICDICGKCFSDKSGLNLHMRIHTGEKPFKCDLCGKCFSDKSILNKHVRIHTGEKPFKCDVCNKRFIRKYQLHSHMRIHTGEKPFKCDVCSKCFSRTSALIKHMRIHTEEKPFKCDV